A window from Prinia subflava isolate CZ2003 ecotype Zambia chromosome Z, Cam_Psub_1.2, whole genome shotgun sequence encodes these proteins:
- the LOC134563756 gene encoding uncharacterized protein LOC134563756 isoform X3 encodes MALQSLALKFLLALASLLSAQGQEGFFNIQIVPQGTEMCQRPPWDSRLQLAPDQENYKKNEEVMLSCPEGFQPSFTHVKCSSEVQSFTGGKPVYREVWTGRNSRGVWVRIRTSVECSEVLQVDPKTFEISSTSIKLKWTCRFPDACQGMRAMCRLAEPSSPPCEPEEVKGEQMLHGQEGTFTCSPLQPFTEYSVTIGLPPNTTLFSWLFTTQEAVPDKPEKLWLDPNRGSLRWNSLSSCNGEIIGYQLSITARNAGDSSVLETERLRLNGSVTEHRLPEHGPGSSYAVAIRGLTAAGAGPALTREFPPGSSDAPRPQGIIGCRSARDIAASHGTAVLPLRPIARASEAAREHQLIVAATHNASVIESICSGQPQLFNATTYLAAVLNLTAPTDFVLGDGSRGQGQHNAALRPGCDYTALLRLARLSPQAEKFTCVCYSFSVGEQKGDNFTCTKGTTSAGKGGSAGDQSLQPQPGS; translated from the exons ATGGCCCTGCAGTCACTGGCTCTGAAATTTCTCCTGGCCCTTGCCTCTCTACTGTCAGCACAAGGCCAGGAAGGATTTTTCAACATCCAAATAGTGCCTCAGGGAACAG AAATGTGCCAAAGGCCCCCATGGGACTCCAGACTCCAGCTGGCACCAGACCAGGAGAATTATAAGAAGAATGAAGAGGTGATGTTGAGCTGCCCTGAAGGTTTCCAGCCATCTTTCACCCATGTCAAATGTTCTAGTGAAGTCCAGTCCTTCACTGGTGGGAAACCTGTATACAGAGAGGTCTGGACTGGAAGAAACTCCAGAGGTGTCTGGGTCCGCATTCGGACCAGTGTGGAGTGCAGTG AGGTCCTCCAGGTTGACCCCAAGACCTTTGAGATTTCCAGCACCAGCATCAAACTGAAGTGGACCTGCAGGTTCCCTGATGCCTGCCAGGGCATGAGGGCCATGTGCCGGCTGGCAGagccttcctcccctccctgtgaGCCTGAGGAGGTGAAGGGAGAGCAGATGTTACATGGCCAGGAGGGAACATTCACCTGCTCCCCTTTGCAGCCCTTCACTGAGTACAGTGTCACCATCGGCTTGCCCCCCAACACAACCCTTTTCTCATGGTTGTTCACGACACAGGAAGCAG TGCCGGACAAACCCgagaagctgtggctggatCCCAACAGGGGCTCTCTCAGGTGGAACTCGCTGTCCTCTTGCAACGGGGAGATCATTGGATACCAG CTGAGCATCACAGCCAGGAACGCAGGCGACAGCAGCGTGCTGGAGACGGAGCGCCTGCGGCTCAATGGCTCCGTCACTGAGCACCGGCTGCCGGAGCACGGCCCCGGCAGCAGCTACGCCGTGGCCATCCGGGGACTGACGGCTGCCGGAGCCGGGCCTGCCTTGACGAGGGAGTTTCCCCCCGGCAGCTCCG ACGCCCCGCGTCCCCAGGGCATCATCGGCTGCCGCAGCGCCCGCGACATCGCCGCGTCCCACGGGACGGCCGTGCTTCCCCTGCGCCCCATCGCCCGGGCCTCCGAGGCGGCCAG GGAGCACCAGCTGATCGTGGCCGCCACGCACAACGCCTCGGTGATCGAGAGCATCTGCTCGGGGCAGCCGCAGCTCTTCAACGCCACCACGTACCTGGCCGCCGTCCTCAACCTCACCGCCCCCACGGACTTCGTGCTGGGCGACGGCAGCCGCGGGCAGGGCCAGCACAACGCTGCCCTGCGCCCGGGCTGCGACTACACGGCCCTTCTGCGCCTCGCCCGCCTCTCGCCGCAG